One Actinomyces marmotae DNA window includes the following coding sequences:
- the yidD gene encoding membrane protein insertion efficiency factor YidD: MIDSPGARPSPPARAMAACVHAYQHWISPAIPARCRYYPTCSSYAVEALGAHGALKGLALAAWRVLRCNPWSRGGVDHVPDRGRWRYHYPHDIPRFELEKG; encoded by the coding sequence ATGATCGACTCACCCGGTGCCCGTCCCTCACCCCCGGCGCGGGCCATGGCGGCCTGCGTGCACGCCTATCAGCACTGGATCTCCCCGGCGATCCCCGCCAGGTGCCGCTACTACCCGACTTGCTCGTCCTACGCCGTCGAGGCGCTGGGCGCGCATGGCGCTCTCAAGGGCCTCGCGCTGGCGGCCTGGCGGGTCCTGAGGTGCAATCCCTGGAGCAGGGGCGGCGTCGACCATGTGCCTGACCGGGGTCGATGGCGCTACCACTACCCACACGACATCCCCCGCTTCGAGCTCGAGAAGGGCTGA
- a CDS encoding ParA family protein: MPGSIFDQVRADHSTLSELAEGGFQPPEQTRVIAVANQKGGVGKTSTAVNVAAALAEAGLHVLLIDADSQGNASTALGVPHDEEHASIYDVLVDGMPFNDVVVQTRFAPTLYCLPATIDVAAVEIELINTSSRESKLRLALEDYLRSRYEDGQPRMDYIIIDCPPSLGIMTINAFVAANEVLIPMQAEYYALEGLALLSRSIERIAKIHNPALAVSMIVLTMFDGRTTLARDVEAEVRTYFPDATLDTKIPRSIRVAEAPSFGSPVVFWDPRASGAIAYKRLAWEIADRGIAGWQTRRVVRETTEGSHNPQVEDAGITGNVNSNDAGTADNNSKEA, encoded by the coding sequence GTGCCGGGATCCATCTTCGATCAGGTCCGAGCTGATCACTCGACACTGAGCGAGTTGGCCGAGGGCGGGTTTCAGCCACCCGAGCAGACCCGGGTGATCGCGGTGGCCAACCAGAAGGGCGGGGTGGGAAAGACCTCGACCGCCGTCAACGTGGCCGCAGCCCTCGCGGAGGCGGGGCTTCACGTGCTGCTCATTGACGCCGACTCCCAGGGCAATGCCTCCACCGCCCTCGGCGTGCCCCACGATGAGGAGCACGCTTCGATCTACGACGTGCTCGTGGATGGCATGCCGTTCAACGACGTCGTCGTCCAGACGCGCTTCGCCCCGACCCTCTACTGCCTGCCCGCCACGATTGACGTGGCCGCCGTCGAGATCGAGCTCATCAACACCTCGTCACGTGAATCCAAGCTTCGCCTCGCCCTTGAGGACTACTTGCGCTCCCGGTATGAGGACGGGCAGCCCCGAATGGACTACATCATCATTGACTGCCCCCCGAGCCTGGGCATCATGACGATCAATGCCTTCGTGGCCGCCAATGAGGTGCTCATCCCGATGCAGGCCGAGTACTACGCCCTGGAGGGCCTGGCGCTGCTCAGCCGCTCTATCGAGCGGATCGCGAAAATCCACAACCCCGCACTCGCCGTCTCCATGATCGTCCTGACCATGTTCGATGGGCGCACCACCCTCGCCAGGGACGTGGAGGCGGAGGTGCGGACCTACTTCCCCGACGCCACACTCGACACGAAGATCCCGCGCTCGATCCGAGTGGCGGAGGCCCCCTCCTTCGGCTCGCCCGTGGTGTTCTGGGATCCACGTGCCTCAGGCGCCATCGCCTACAAGAGACTCGCTTGGGAGATCGCCGACCGCGGCATCGCGGGATGGCAGACGCGGCGCGTGGTTCGTGAGACCACCGAGGGCTCCCACAACCCCCAGGTCGAGGACGCGGGGATCACGGGAAACGTCAACAGCAACGACGCCGGCACGGCGGACAACAACTCCAAGGAGGCCTGA
- the yidC gene encoding membrane protein insertase YidC translates to MDTILWPIKVAIAWVMVYIHKALVAIGLPDGAGIAWVLSIVGLTIVVRLLMMPLFVRQIRAQRGMQLMQPELKALQEKYKGKKDPASRQRLQEEMTALYRKHGTNPMASCLPIIVQMPIFFALLRVLASLQKVADGSYSRGSIGPLTADLAEQVQNSTLLGAPLSSSFMQANGNLTVQIVSVILIVAMSVSQWYTMAQISIKNMPDSSKTDDNPMMRTQKIMTTVMPIVFAITGINFQIGVLIYWLVSNLWTMGQQFYTIHRMPAPGSEAERNYRAKQNAKRAAKGLPSLEEEEAAKRVAEAEAAGRTGGQRVQPVRKNRQKRSLPATVEEAYAAQGSDEGASDDDSRASTTSGSARHGGLTEQEIARRRYERKARARQQAAAKRKAQAKNQRKNR, encoded by the coding sequence ATGGACACGATACTGTGGCCGATCAAGGTGGCTATCGCCTGGGTCATGGTCTACATCCACAAGGCCCTGGTCGCCATCGGCCTGCCCGACGGGGCGGGCATCGCCTGGGTGCTGTCGATTGTCGGCCTGACGATCGTGGTCCGCCTGCTCATGATGCCGCTGTTCGTGCGGCAGATCCGCGCCCAACGGGGCATGCAACTCATGCAGCCCGAGCTCAAGGCCCTCCAGGAGAAGTACAAAGGCAAGAAGGACCCGGCCTCCCGTCAGCGGCTCCAGGAGGAGATGACGGCCCTCTACCGCAAGCACGGGACCAACCCCATGGCCTCCTGCCTGCCCATCATCGTGCAGATGCCGATCTTCTTTGCCCTGTTACGGGTGCTCGCGTCCCTGCAGAAGGTGGCCGATGGCTCCTACTCCCGCGGATCGATCGGCCCCCTGACCGCTGACCTGGCCGAGCAGGTGCAGAACTCTACCCTCCTCGGGGCGCCGCTGTCCTCGTCCTTTATGCAGGCCAACGGCAACCTGACGGTCCAGATCGTCTCCGTGATCCTCATCGTCGCCATGTCCGTGAGCCAGTGGTACACGATGGCGCAGATCAGCATCAAGAACATGCCGGACTCGTCCAAGACGGACGACAACCCAATGATGCGCACCCAGAAGATCATGACGACGGTGATGCCCATCGTGTTCGCGATCACGGGCATCAACTTCCAGATCGGCGTGCTCATTTACTGGCTGGTCTCCAACCTGTGGACCATGGGCCAGCAGTTCTACACGATCCACCGGATGCCGGCGCCCGGGTCGGAGGCGGAGCGCAACTACCGCGCCAAGCAGAACGCCAAGCGGGCCGCCAAGGGCCTGCCCTCCCTTGAAGAGGAGGAGGCTGCCAAGCGCGTCGCCGAGGCCGAGGCCGCCGGCAGGACCGGGGGGCAGCGCGTCCAGCCCGTGCGCAAGAACCGCCAGAAGAGGTCCCTGCCGGCCACCGTCGAGGAGGCCTATGCCGCGCAGGGCTCCGACGAAGGCGCGTCGGATGATGACTCGCGGGCCTCGACGACGTCGGGCTCGGCCAGGCACGGCGGGCTCACCGAGCAGGAGATCGCCCGGCGCCGTTACGAGCGCAAGGCCCGCGCCCGCCAGCAGGCGGCCGCCAAGCGCAAGGCCCAGGCGAAGAATCAGCGCAAGAACCGCTGA
- a CDS encoding D-alanine--D-alanine ligase family protein: MTIATSPEPLRIAVLAGGLSHERDVSQRSGNRVAQVLRHLGHSVIVLDVDARMISSLRAFSPDVVWPLVHGGHGEDGGLQNVLIGLELPYVGTHSDGCQRASFKPTAKATVRTGGVLTPDSLTLPKDYFAQMGAQEVLGMVTDHLGLPVVVKPNQGGSGLGVSLASNADDLRSAMVGCFAYDERALIEKYVAGTEVAVSVVDTGSGPRALPPVEVFSEGAYDFDARYNPGRSEYFVPARLSEAAIERLKETAIIVHTTLGLGHVSRTDLILDETGTPWFIDVNVTPGMTETSLFPLAAEADGDLPSLYDALVHAPLL; this comes from the coding sequence ATGACAATCGCGACATCGCCCGAGCCCCTGCGCATCGCCGTCCTCGCTGGCGGCCTCAGCCATGAGAGGGACGTATCCCAGCGCTCAGGGAACCGCGTGGCACAAGTCCTCCGTCACCTCGGCCACAGCGTCATCGTCCTCGACGTGGATGCCCGAATGATCTCCTCACTCCGCGCCTTCAGCCCTGATGTTGTGTGGCCGCTGGTTCACGGTGGACACGGGGAGGACGGCGGTCTCCAAAACGTACTCATCGGCCTTGAGCTTCCCTATGTCGGCACCCACTCCGACGGATGCCAGCGTGCCTCATTCAAACCGACAGCAAAGGCCACTGTCCGCACCGGGGGTGTTCTCACCCCTGACTCGCTCACCCTCCCCAAGGACTACTTCGCCCAGATGGGCGCCCAGGAGGTCCTTGGCATGGTCACCGATCACCTCGGGCTGCCGGTGGTGGTGAAGCCGAATCAGGGCGGCTCGGGGCTCGGCGTCTCCCTGGCCTCGAACGCGGATGATCTCCGCTCAGCGATGGTGGGGTGCTTCGCCTACGACGAGCGGGCGCTTATCGAGAAGTACGTCGCCGGTACGGAGGTCGCGGTATCCGTCGTCGACACCGGTTCAGGTCCACGTGCGCTCCCACCGGTGGAAGTCTTCTCCGAAGGGGCTTACGACTTCGACGCCCGCTACAACCCCGGTAGGTCGGAGTACTTCGTCCCCGCCCGTCTTTCAGAGGCCGCCATTGAGCGGCTCAAGGAGACCGCCATTATCGTCCACACGACGTTGGGGCTCGGTCACGTCTCCAGGACCGACCTCATCCTCGATGAGACTGGAACCCCCTGGTTCATCGATGTCAATGTCACTCCGGGAATGACCGAGACGAGCCTTTTCCCACTCGCCGCCGAAGCGGATGGCGACCTCCCGAGCCTCTACGACGCACTCGTGCACGCACCGCTGCTCTGA
- the rsmG gene encoding 16S rRNA (guanine(527)-N(7))-methyltransferase RsmG: MGQDQEDAGSALEDQSAEVERPSEEMREIFGLGFPAAERFAQMLVAEGELRGLLGPRELPRLWSRHLVNSAAVGPFLPSRGTVADVGSGAGFPGIIIAIIRPDLEVSLIETMERRVVWLSDVVEELGLDNVTIHRARAEEMKEKYDAVTARAVANLSKLVRLTAPMLRPGASLLALKGAKADDEVRDAKYVIKKAKFLPAVVHEVVTAGDDVTKVVQVQRPRR, from the coding sequence ATGGGGCAGGATCAGGAGGACGCCGGGAGCGCCCTGGAGGATCAGTCCGCCGAGGTTGAGCGGCCGAGTGAGGAGATGCGCGAGATCTTCGGACTCGGCTTCCCGGCGGCGGAGCGCTTCGCCCAGATGCTGGTCGCCGAGGGCGAGTTGCGGGGTCTTCTGGGCCCTCGCGAGCTTCCCAGGCTCTGGTCCCGCCACCTCGTCAACTCCGCCGCTGTCGGCCCTTTCCTGCCCTCCCGGGGGACCGTGGCCGACGTCGGATCCGGGGCGGGTTTCCCAGGGATCATCATCGCGATCATCCGACCGGATCTAGAAGTATCGCTTATTGAAACTATGGAGCGCCGCGTAGTCTGGTTATCAGATGTCGTCGAGGAACTCGGCCTCGACAACGTGACGATTCACCGCGCCCGGGCCGAGGAGATGAAAGAGAAGTACGACGCTGTGACCGCGCGCGCCGTCGCCAATCTCTCCAAGCTCGTCCGGCTCACGGCGCCAATGCTCCGCCCCGGGGCGAGCCTCCTCGCCCTCAAGGGCGCCAAGGCGGACGATGAGGTCCGCGACGCCAAGTACGTCATTAAGAAGGCGAAGTTCCTGCCCGCTGTCGTCCATGAAGTCGTCACCGCTGGCGACGACGTGACGAAAGTCGTCCAGGTTCAGCGCCCACGTCGCTGA
- a CDS encoding ParB/RepB/Spo0J family partition protein, translated as MAQKKRGLGRGLQALIPEAQAEAPVRRPTDVFFPEGRAARAAKADDGVKAEIGNEEKQPGAAEEATASGQAAHTSADIAATLLAPSKRASKNGRKGSGNRSRQPVETTRGVASVAAKRPASEIEKKAEKAVEGVSRETAQKDSDPGKKSVSRETGAPTVEASDVADAQPSDVHGAEAQDVVTEEVAVENGGSVATPGENGDGQGEDPSGLVPVPGATFAELPVELISPNPRQPRQVFDEEDIEELASSIKEVGLLQPIVVRRIDDEDGTRYELIMGERRLRASKHAGIETIPAIVRYTDDQDLLRDALLENLHRVQLNPLEEAAAYQALLEDFGCTHAELSRRIARSRSQISNTLRLMKLPGTVQRRLAAGVLSAGHARSLLGLPDHDAMETLAERIVSEGLSVRATEELVALHDEPGTTAKPSSERSRSLPLPALSTRLSDAFDTRVKVVRGAKKGKITIEFAGEDDLARLVEALAPGTSLDEV; from the coding sequence ATGGCGCAGAAGAAGCGCGGACTCGGTCGTGGGCTGCAGGCCCTCATCCCGGAGGCCCAGGCGGAGGCCCCCGTCAGGCGCCCCACGGACGTCTTCTTCCCCGAGGGGCGCGCCGCTCGCGCCGCCAAGGCGGACGACGGCGTGAAGGCGGAGATCGGCAACGAGGAGAAGCAGCCCGGCGCGGCGGAGGAAGCCACGGCATCCGGGCAGGCGGCACACACCTCGGCGGATATCGCCGCCACTCTTCTCGCTCCGTCGAAGAGGGCTTCGAAGAACGGGCGGAAGGGCTCTGGTAATCGGAGTCGGCAGCCCGTGGAGACCACGAGGGGGGTCGCGAGCGTCGCGGCGAAGAGGCCGGCGAGCGAGATCGAGAAGAAGGCGGAGAAAGCCGTCGAGGGTGTTTCACGTGAAACCGCTCAGAAGGACTCTGATCCTGGGAAGAAGTCGGTTTCACGTGAAACCGGCGCTCCCACCGTCGAGGCCTCTGATGTGGCGGACGCCCAGCCCAGCGATGTCCATGGCGCTGAGGCACAGGACGTGGTGACCGAGGAGGTCGCCGTCGAGAATGGTGGCTCGGTGGCGACGCCAGGTGAGAACGGTGATGGGCAGGGAGAGGACCCCAGCGGACTCGTCCCGGTCCCAGGGGCGACCTTCGCGGAGCTTCCCGTGGAGCTCATCTCACCCAACCCGAGGCAGCCACGACAGGTCTTCGATGAGGAGGATATCGAGGAACTCGCCTCCTCCATTAAAGAGGTCGGACTCCTCCAGCCCATCGTCGTTCGACGCATCGATGATGAGGACGGCACGCGCTACGAGCTCATCATGGGTGAGCGCCGTCTGCGCGCCTCCAAGCATGCCGGCATCGAGACGATTCCCGCGATCGTCCGCTACACCGACGATCAGGACCTCCTCCGTGACGCCCTGCTGGAGAACCTCCACCGCGTTCAACTGAATCCCTTGGAAGAAGCCGCGGCGTACCAGGCACTCCTGGAGGACTTTGGCTGCACTCATGCTGAGCTCTCCCGGAGGATCGCGCGCTCACGCTCTCAGATCTCCAATACCCTGCGCCTCATGAAGCTTCCCGGCACTGTGCAGCGTCGGCTCGCCGCCGGCGTGCTCAGCGCGGGGCATGCCCGCTCCCTCCTTGGGCTGCCGGACCATGATGCGATGGAGACCCTTGCCGAGCGGATCGTTTCCGAGGGGCTCTCCGTGCGAGCCACGGAGGAGCTCGTCGCGCTTCACGATGAACCCGGCACCACTGCGAAGCCGAGTTCCGAGCGTAGTCGCTCACTTCCCCTCCCCGCGCTCTCTACCCGCCTCTCGGATGCCTTCGACACCCGGGTGAAGGTGGTTCGAGGCGCCAAGAAGGGAAAGATCACTATCGAGTTCGCGGGTGAGGATGATCTTGCCCGGCTGGTCGAGGCCCTCGCGCCGGGTACCTCGCTGGACGAGGTCTAA
- a CDS encoding protein jag — translation MTDNTDNAVAAPAVSNTVKRLEEEGEIGADYLEELLDIADLGGDIDIDVDHGRASIAIVASEEGDERELADLVGRDGEVLEAVQELTRLAVQARTGNRSRLMLDINGYRAGRREELTKIAAEAVARVHASGETVSLAPMNPFERKVCHDVVAAAGLVSESEGAEPHRHVVIMLPEEDDEPGIDDAGSADSAESAEGAEQAQD, via the coding sequence GTGACGGACAACACTGACAACGCGGTAGCGGCCCCGGCCGTTTCCAACACCGTCAAGCGCCTGGAGGAGGAGGGCGAGATCGGCGCCGACTACCTCGAGGAGCTCCTCGACATCGCCGACCTCGGCGGGGACATCGACATCGACGTCGATCACGGCCGCGCCTCGATCGCCATCGTCGCCTCGGAGGAGGGCGATGAGCGCGAGCTCGCCGACCTCGTTGGCCGCGACGGCGAGGTCCTTGAGGCCGTTCAGGAGCTCACCAGGCTCGCCGTTCAGGCGCGCACCGGTAACCGCTCGCGCCTCATGCTCGACATCAACGGCTATCGCGCGGGCCGGCGCGAGGAGCTCACCAAGATCGCCGCCGAGGCCGTCGCCCGGGTCCACGCCTCGGGCGAGACCGTGTCCTTGGCGCCGATGAACCCCTTCGAGCGGAAGGTCTGCCACGACGTCGTCGCCGCGGCGGGGCTGGTCTCCGAGTCCGAGGGCGCCGAGCCGCACCGCCACGTCGTCATCATGCTGCCCGAGGAGGATGACGAGCCGGGCATCGACGACGCCGGCAGCGCTGACAGTGCCGAGAGCGCCGAGGGCGCCGAGCAGGCCCAGGACTGA